In Thermotoga sp. Ku-13t, one genomic interval encodes:
- a CDS encoding DeoR/GlpR family DNA-binding transcription regulator: MFTEERRNMILDILKRKGKVTVQELVEKFNVSSVTIRKDLEFLESNGSIVRTHGGAILADHSRSEWNFLRKIHQKEAEKRRIAKKIVSLIEDGDTVILDSSSTNYYATYELRHADFSSITVVTNNVFIAAKLIEQGIEVLVLGGVVRENSLSLVGPWALRFLEEINVDKAFLGTTGFSIEKGFMTPSIVEADVKKAMIRSASKVYIVTDSTKFHRSAFASFAMPEDIDGVITDTAIPEEVERFLIEKGVQVYKV; this comes from the coding sequence GTGTTCACCGAGGAAAGAAGGAACATGATCCTCGATATTTTGAAACGAAAAGGGAAAGTAACGGTGCAGGAACTCGTTGAGAAGTTCAACGTGAGCAGCGTAACCATACGAAAGGATCTCGAGTTTCTGGAATCCAACGGATCGATCGTGAGAACGCATGGCGGGGCCATCCTTGCGGATCATTCCAGGTCCGAGTGGAATTTCCTGAGAAAAATACATCAGAAGGAAGCCGAAAAAAGACGCATCGCAAAAAAGATCGTGTCCCTGATAGAGGATGGAGACACAGTCATACTGGACAGCAGCAGTACCAACTATTACGCAACTTACGAACTGAGGCATGCGGACTTTTCCTCCATAACCGTGGTCACAAACAACGTCTTTATCGCGGCGAAGCTCATCGAACAGGGCATTGAGGTACTCGTGCTCGGGGGTGTTGTGAGAGAGAACAGCCTCTCACTCGTCGGGCCCTGGGCCCTCAGATTCCTGGAAGAAATCAACGTGGACAAGGCGTTCCTTGGTACCACAGGTTTTTCCATCGAAAAGGGTTTCATGACACCGAGCATTGTGGAAGCGGACGTCAAGAAGGCGATGATCAGGAGTGCTTCGAAGGTTTACATCGTGACCGATTCAACGAAGTTCCACAGGAGCGCGTTCGCTTCTTTTGCCATGCCAGAGGACATCGATGGTGTCATAACGGACACGGCCATTCCCGAGGAAGTTGAAAGATTTCTCATCGAAAAAGGTGTTCAGGTTTACAAAGTGTGA
- a CDS encoding tagaturonate epimerase family protein: MSNLLHHFERLTQSRMKPYASSVRKTRDGTFFLARDDRSKYLVMIGKRGICERFEGQKIGEIEQDDVLLCPMNSKNCETLIEFLPSLKPATCTMKLSFGFGDRLGVATAAHAQCVNKEKCFPVFAQQSVREITRTERTWTDVLHSAIWGVFESGYDGPFGADADHVKKIEDLENAARVGYTMFTIDPSDHIKDPAMFDRRELARFYEEHPSRRALETRYVGKSFTILGERLTFDEETFAELFVTYIDAIEHVEKCYKALRATVGRSFDLEVSIDETSLPTTPLAHIFFVQELMRRSVEFQTLAPRFPGEWQKGIDYIGDIELFAEELDKHVAIVKMFTGYRLSLHSGSDKFSVYPILAEKTEGTIHVKTAGTSYLEAIRVVAKFAPDLYREIHKFALSRFEQDRASYHVTTDLSKIPDVDNLNDDELVHLLDQPDSRQLIHITYGSVLTAKKDGKSLFRERIMEVLFEHETDHYAFLRTHLGKHLKLLGI, encoded by the coding sequence ATGTCCAATCTCCTTCATCACTTCGAGCGATTGACCCAATCCAGGATGAAACCTTACGCTTCGTCTGTCAGAAAAACCAGAGACGGGACCTTTTTTTTGGCTCGCGACGATCGTTCCAAGTACCTCGTGATGATCGGTAAGAGGGGAATATGTGAGCGTTTCGAAGGACAGAAGATCGGAGAGATCGAGCAGGACGACGTCCTTCTCTGCCCGATGAACAGTAAAAACTGTGAAACCCTCATCGAGTTTCTTCCCTCACTCAAACCAGCGACCTGCACCATGAAGCTGTCCTTCGGTTTTGGAGACAGGCTCGGTGTTGCCACAGCTGCCCATGCCCAATGTGTAAACAAAGAAAAGTGTTTCCCCGTGTTCGCACAGCAATCGGTGAGGGAAATCACACGAACTGAACGAACCTGGACGGACGTGCTCCACAGTGCCATTTGGGGCGTGTTCGAGAGCGGTTACGATGGGCCCTTTGGCGCGGATGCGGATCATGTGAAAAAAATCGAAGATCTGGAAAACGCCGCGCGTGTTGGCTACACCATGTTCACGATCGATCCTTCGGACCACATCAAAGACCCTGCGATGTTCGATAGAAGAGAGCTCGCAAGATTTTATGAGGAACATCCTTCGAGACGTGCCCTGGAGACGCGTTACGTCGGGAAGAGTTTCACAATCCTTGGAGAAAGATTGACGTTCGACGAGGAAACATTTGCTGAACTTTTCGTGACCTACATCGACGCGATCGAGCATGTAGAAAAATGTTACAAGGCGCTGAGGGCTACCGTCGGTCGAAGTTTCGACCTCGAGGTTTCGATAGACGAAACGTCCCTGCCCACGACACCACTCGCGCACATCTTCTTCGTACAGGAACTTATGAGACGCAGTGTGGAATTCCAGACGCTCGCTCCGAGGTTCCCCGGTGAGTGGCAAAAGGGCATCGACTACATAGGTGATATCGAACTGTTTGCGGAAGAACTCGACAAGCACGTCGCCATCGTGAAGATGTTCACAGGTTACAGGCTCTCTCTGCACTCCGGCAGCGACAAGTTCAGTGTTTATCCGATCCTAGCAGAAAAAACGGAAGGAACGATCCACGTGAAGACCGCAGGAACAAGCTATTTGGAAGCCATCAGGGTGGTCGCGAAATTCGCACCGGATCTGTACAGAGAGATTCATAAGTTTGCCCTTTCCAGGTTCGAGCAGGATAGAGCTTCTTACCACGTTACAACCGACCTTTCCAAGATTCCAGACGTTGACAATCTCAACGATGATGAACTTGTTCATCTTCTTGACCAGCCAGATAGCAGACAGTTGATACACATAACCTACGGTTCTGTTTTGACTGCGAAAAAGGATGGCAAGAGTCTTTTCAGAGAGCGTATAATGGAAGTGTTGTTCGAACACGAGACTGACCACTACGCGTTTTTGAGAACTCATTTGGGAAAGCATCTGAAACTTTTAGGAATATGA
- a CDS encoding SDR family oxidoreductase gives MNEAYKLFSLEGKVVVITGGAGILGSAIGEGMARFGASIAICDIRNYEERANQFREKGLNARGYYMDVMNVESIKKAHDEILKDFGKVDVLINAAGGNVPEATTSPQLSFFDIPLEALQKVVGLNLFGGAILPSQVFGKTMVKNSDGGSIINISSMSAFRPLTRVLGYSAAKAAVSNFTQWLAVHLALEYSKKIRVNAIAPGFFLTNQNRYLLLDEQGNLTPRGKAIIDHTPMGRFGDPEDLIGACVWLASDASRFVTGAVIPIDGGFNAYSGV, from the coding sequence ATGAACGAGGCCTACAAGCTTTTCAGTCTCGAGGGTAAGGTTGTCGTCATCACCGGTGGGGCAGGCATCCTGGGATCTGCGATAGGTGAAGGCATGGCAAGGTTCGGCGCGAGTATCGCCATATGTGACATCAGAAATTACGAAGAGAGGGCGAACCAGTTCAGAGAAAAAGGCCTGAACGCCAGGGGTTACTACATGGACGTGATGAACGTCGAGAGTATCAAAAAAGCGCACGACGAGATACTCAAAGATTTTGGAAAAGTTGACGTGCTCATAAACGCTGCAGGTGGAAACGTGCCCGAAGCCACGACTTCGCCGCAGTTGAGCTTCTTCGACATACCCCTCGAAGCGCTCCAGAAAGTGGTTGGCCTGAACCTGTTCGGAGGCGCGATACTGCCGTCCCAGGTATTTGGAAAGACGATGGTGAAAAATTCCGACGGCGGCTCGATCATCAACATATCCTCGATGTCAGCCTTCAGACCTCTAACGAGGGTGCTGGGATACTCCGCAGCCAAGGCTGCCGTGAGCAACTTCACGCAATGGCTCGCCGTGCATCTGGCTCTGGAATACAGTAAGAAGATCAGGGTGAACGCGATCGCACCAGGTTTCTTCCTGACAAACCAGAACAGATACCTCTTGCTCGACGAACAGGGCAATCTGACACCGAGAGGTAAAGCGATCATTGATCACACACCCATGGGTAGGTTCGGCGATCCTGAGGACCTGATCGGTGCCTGCGTGTGGCTCGCTTCGGACGCTTCCAGGTTCGTCACAGGCGCGGTCATTCCAATCGACGGAGGCTTCAACGCCTACTCTGGAGTGTGA
- a CDS encoding lactate racemase domain-containing protein, translated as MKYVEKLQDRLNETELKQLVESTLPDRKLEKVLLIHPDYTRVDFSHVLVPIIYRELKKRGLKVLHTLNASGTHRAMTEKEIRKKLGLLEEEFVMFNHEYANPNVLLYVGELSAEFVSEKTMGDLQQPFPVTLNKLFFEKYDLIIVLSGTSPHESTGFSGGLKSIIPGIAGPDVVGLFHWAAVLIGIPRLIGLVDNPARDVINEASKLAFRKVQSDVIFYNMVYEETDSAVVAKGLYSGEGFEGALEAYRRAAEASKQVHIVYIDKPVKRAVQVIDENYDEVWTAGKGSYKLQRPGVIEPGGEIIIYAPHIKIFHSNKQMDQAIRQIGYHCKDYVKEFLKKHPNFDRNVAAHVINVRGDGKYDPIAGKEEFLFNVTLATSISKEDCEAVSLGYRPYQSIRREDFMDEDSLWIEHGGKFLYELRKSQ; from the coding sequence ATGAAATACGTAGAAAAGTTGCAAGACAGACTCAACGAAACAGAATTGAAGCAGCTCGTCGAGTCGACGTTGCCTGATAGAAAGCTCGAAAAAGTTTTGCTCATCCACCCAGATTACACGCGCGTGGATTTTTCGCACGTCCTTGTCCCGATCATCTACAGAGAATTGAAGAAAAGAGGCCTTAAGGTCCTTCACACGCTCAACGCGAGTGGGACACACAGAGCCATGACGGAAAAGGAGATCAGAAAGAAGCTGGGCCTGCTCGAAGAAGAGTTCGTCATGTTCAACCACGAGTACGCCAATCCCAACGTCCTGCTTTACGTGGGTGAATTGAGCGCTGAATTCGTCAGCGAGAAAACGATGGGAGACCTTCAGCAGCCCTTCCCCGTAACGCTCAACAAACTCTTCTTCGAAAAGTACGATCTCATCATCGTGCTGAGTGGAACGTCGCCACACGAATCGACTGGTTTTTCCGGTGGACTGAAGTCTATCATACCGGGCATCGCCGGTCCTGACGTTGTGGGGCTTTTCCACTGGGCCGCGGTGCTGATCGGTATTCCCAGACTGATCGGGCTTGTGGACAATCCGGCTCGAGACGTGATCAACGAGGCGAGCAAACTGGCTTTCAGAAAGGTTCAGTCCGATGTGATCTTCTACAACATGGTTTACGAAGAAACCGATTCAGCTGTTGTGGCGAAAGGGCTGTACTCTGGAGAAGGTTTCGAAGGCGCCCTTGAAGCTTACAGACGCGCTGCTGAAGCGAGCAAGCAGGTGCACATCGTCTACATAGACAAACCTGTCAAGCGTGCGGTGCAGGTCATAGATGAGAACTACGACGAGGTCTGGACCGCGGGTAAAGGGTCTTACAAACTGCAACGACCCGGTGTGATAGAACCGGGTGGTGAAATCATCATCTACGCACCACACATAAAGATATTCCATTCCAACAAGCAGATGGACCAGGCTATAAGACAGATAGGTTACCACTGCAAGGATTACGTGAAGGAATTTCTGAAAAAACATCCCAACTTCGACAGGAACGTTGCAGCACACGTCATAAACGTGCGTGGTGATGGGAAGTACGATCCGATCGCTGGCAAGGAAGAGTTCCTGTTCAACGTCACACTCGCCACGAGCATAAGCAAGGAAGATTGTGAGGCTGTGTCATTGGGTTACAGACCATACCAGTCGATACGACGTGAAGATTTCATGGACGAAGATTCGCTATGGATAGAACACGGAGGAAAATTTCTCTACGAACTCCGCAAAAGTCAATGA
- the rpsB gene encoding 30S ribosomal protein S2, which translates to MPVVTMKQLLEAGAHFGHRTRRWNPKMAPYIYGSRKGIYIIDLQKTLKLIEEACEFIRSKASEGGTMIMVGTKKQAQKVIEEEAKRCGAFYVSNRWLGGLLTNFKTIKSRIDKLVELEQMEESGELAKLPKKEQSRLRKVLEKLRKNLGGLKGMERLPDIVFVVDPRKEKNAVAEANTLGIPVVAIVDTNCDPDPIDYVIPANDDAIRSIKLIVSKIADAYLEGREGISFAEPEPQQPKTETAEEKEGEIDISDLFEDTDLEEEEE; encoded by the coding sequence ATGCCGGTTGTCACGATGAAACAGCTGCTGGAAGCAGGAGCGCACTTTGGACACCGTACCAGACGCTGGAATCCCAAGATGGCGCCGTACATCTACGGTAGCCGAAAAGGAATCTACATAATCGATCTGCAGAAGACACTCAAACTCATCGAGGAAGCGTGCGAGTTTATTCGATCCAAGGCGAGCGAAGGCGGAACCATGATCATGGTCGGAACCAAGAAGCAGGCGCAAAAGGTCATCGAAGAAGAAGCCAAAAGGTGCGGAGCGTTCTACGTCAGCAACAGGTGGCTCGGCGGTTTGCTGACGAACTTCAAAACGATCAAATCGAGGATCGACAAGCTCGTCGAACTCGAGCAGATGGAAGAGAGTGGAGAGCTGGCGAAGCTGCCAAAGAAAGAACAGAGCAGATTGAGGAAAGTGCTCGAAAAGCTTCGCAAGAATCTTGGTGGCCTCAAGGGCATGGAAAGACTGCCCGACATCGTGTTCGTGGTCGACCCGCGTAAAGAGAAGAACGCGGTGGCCGAGGCGAACACCCTGGGTATACCGGTCGTTGCGATCGTCGATACGAACTGCGATCCGGATCCCATCGACTACGTGATCCCGGCCAACGACGATGCGATAAGATCGATCAAACTGATCGTTTCCAAGATCGCGGACGCCTATCTGGAAGGTAGAGAAGGAATCTCCTTCGCAGAACCCGAACCACAGCAACCGAAGACGGAAACAGCCGAAGAGAAGGAAGGCGAAATAGACATCTCGGACCTTTTCGAGGACACCGATCTCGAAGAGGAGGAGGAATGA
- the miaB gene encoding tRNA (N6-isopentenyl adenosine(37)-C2)-methylthiotransferase MiaB: protein MKVYIKTYGCQMNENDSEVMAGMLLREGFEIVDQIELADVVILNTCVVRQKSQDKYHSALGQLLKLKKEGRIKLIGVAGCGSNLEGEKLIALGVDFVIGSRSIVDIADVLRRTVAGEKPIHLEDRVSFLSAEVPRFRSVKHHAWITIIHGCNRFCTYCIVPYTRGREKSRPMSDVLKEIEKLIAEGTIEVTFLGQNVDAYGKDLKDGTSLARLIEEASKFEQIKRIWFLTSYPTDITDELIEVVAKNPKAAKSFHIPVQSGSDRILRMMNRRYTSAQFLELVEKIRSKIPDVSVSSDIIVGFPTETEEDYKQTVDLVKRAKFERLNLAVYSPRPGTVAAKYFKDDVPKNVKVKRLNELLEIQKQINAELNRSYLGRSVEIIVEGRTKDGSYYGRDIRNKIVIFTSEEELKNGEIVRVKVERTTAGPVYGRKE from the coding sequence ATGAAGGTGTACATCAAGACTTATGGCTGTCAGATGAACGAAAACGACTCAGAAGTGATGGCTGGAATGTTACTTAGAGAAGGTTTTGAAATCGTCGATCAGATTGAACTTGCAGATGTCGTCATACTGAACACGTGCGTGGTGAGACAGAAATCCCAGGACAAATATCACTCCGCGTTGGGTCAGCTCTTAAAGCTGAAGAAAGAAGGACGGATAAAGCTCATTGGTGTGGCAGGCTGTGGTTCCAACCTCGAAGGTGAAAAGCTCATAGCGCTCGGTGTCGATTTCGTGATCGGCTCACGCTCCATAGTGGACATAGCCGATGTGCTCAGACGCACCGTCGCGGGAGAAAAACCCATCCATCTTGAAGACAGAGTGTCCTTCCTCAGTGCAGAGGTGCCGAGGTTCCGCAGTGTGAAACACCATGCATGGATAACCATCATCCACGGCTGCAACAGATTCTGCACCTACTGCATCGTACCGTACACACGCGGTCGTGAGAAAAGCAGGCCGATGAGCGACGTGCTGAAGGAGATCGAGAAGCTGATCGCTGAAGGTACTATAGAAGTCACGTTCCTCGGTCAGAACGTCGATGCGTACGGGAAAGACCTGAAAGACGGTACAAGCCTCGCAAGGCTCATAGAAGAAGCGAGCAAATTCGAACAGATCAAAAGGATTTGGTTTTTGACCTCTTATCCGACCGACATCACCGATGAGTTGATCGAGGTTGTCGCGAAGAACCCCAAAGCCGCGAAGTCGTTTCACATACCGGTGCAGTCCGGCAGCGACCGCATCCTGAGGATGATGAACCGTCGTTACACGTCGGCACAGTTCTTGGAACTCGTGGAAAAGATACGTTCAAAGATTCCGGACGTTTCTGTGAGCAGTGATATCATCGTTGGTTTCCCAACCGAAACTGAAGAAGACTACAAGCAAACAGTGGATCTGGTGAAAAGGGCGAAGTTTGAACGGCTCAACCTCGCTGTCTATTCTCCCCGGCCGGGCACGGTGGCTGCAAAATACTTCAAAGACGATGTGCCCAAGAACGTGAAGGTCAAACGACTGAACGAGCTTCTGGAAATTCAAAAGCAGATCAACGCAGAGCTGAACAGATCCTACCTCGGTAGGTCTGTCGAGATCATCGTCGAAGGCAGAACGAAGGATGGCTCGTACTACGGCCGGGACATCAGGAACAAGATCGTGATCTTCACGAGCGAAGAAGAACTTAAAAACGGTGAGATCGTTCGCGTCAAGGTGGAAAGAACAACGGCCGGTCCGGTCTACGGAAGGAAGGAATAG
- a CDS encoding cyclic 2,3-diphosphoglycerate synthase, whose amino-acid sequence MGAAGRDFHNFNVYFRDNEEYEVVAFTATQIPDIEGRVYPPELAGKLYPNGIPIEPESKLVELIKKYNVDEVILAYSDLSHQYVMERAAIVLAAGADFKLMGPTHTMIESKKPVVAVCAVRTGCGKSQTTRRVLDILRSRGLKVVSIRHPMPYGDLVAQKVQRFATYEDLDRYRCTIEEREEYEPHIDRKSVIYAGVDYQAILESAEAENPDVILWDGGNNDFPFYKPDLLIVVADPHRAGHEVSYHPGMTNLLMADVIVINKEETAVPEAIETVRKNIEKWNPKATVIDAASPIFVEDPGLIRGKRALVVEDGPTLTHGEMRYGAGFVAAKKFGASQIVDPRPYAVGSILETYKKYTHLDLILPAMGYGEKQIRELEETINRAEADVVIIGTPIDLRRVMKLNKPAVRVRYELQEIGKPNLEDVLDRFIAEKVRKV is encoded by the coding sequence ATGGGTGCAGCAGGTAGAGACTTTCACAACTTCAACGTTTACTTCAGGGACAACGAAGAATACGAGGTTGTGGCCTTCACGGCAACACAGATACCCGACATTGAAGGCAGAGTATACCCACCAGAACTCGCAGGGAAGCTCTATCCGAACGGCATACCGATCGAGCCAGAGTCCAAACTCGTCGAACTGATCAAGAAATACAACGTGGACGAGGTAATCTTGGCTTACAGTGACCTGTCGCACCAGTACGTGATGGAAAGGGCCGCAATCGTCCTCGCAGCGGGCGCGGATTTCAAGCTCATGGGTCCGACGCACACGATGATCGAGTCGAAGAAGCCGGTTGTGGCAGTCTGCGCCGTGAGAACAGGCTGTGGTAAAAGCCAGACAACGCGACGCGTTCTCGACATACTCAGATCCAGAGGTCTGAAGGTTGTATCGATAAGACATCCCATGCCGTACGGAGATCTCGTGGCGCAGAAGGTTCAGAGGTTCGCAACTTACGAGGATCTGGACAGGTACAGGTGCACGATCGAGGAGAGAGAGGAGTACGAACCCCACATAGATAGGAAGTCTGTGATCTACGCCGGGGTAGATTATCAGGCCATACTGGAGAGTGCCGAGGCTGAGAATCCGGACGTGATTCTGTGGGACGGTGGTAACAACGACTTTCCGTTCTACAAGCCCGACCTGCTGATCGTGGTTGCAGATCCGCACAGGGCTGGTCATGAGGTTTCTTACCATCCAGGAATGACCAACCTCTTGATGGCCGATGTGATAGTCATCAACAAGGAAGAAACCGCCGTTCCAGAAGCGATAGAAACGGTGAGAAAGAACATCGAAAAGTGGAACCCGAAAGCCACGGTGATAGATGCGGCATCACCGATATTCGTTGAAGATCCTGGTTTGATTAGAGGAAAGAGGGCTTTAGTAGTGGAGGACGGTCCAACTCTAACGCACGGTGAGATGCGTTATGGGGCAGGGTTCGTCGCAGCAAAGAAGTTCGGCGCGTCACAGATAGTCGACCCGAGACCGTACGCTGTAGGTTCCATTCTGGAGACTTACAAGAAGTACACGCACCTGGATTTGATACTGCCGGCGATGGGTTATGGAGAAAAACAGATAAGGGAACTGGAAGAGACGATAAACAGGGCCGAAGCCGATGTGGTGATCATCGGTACGCCGATCGATCTGCGGAGGGTGATGAAACTCAACAAACCCGCCGTGAGGGTGAGGTACGAGTTGCAGGAAATAGGAAAACCCAACCTCGAAGATGTGCTCGATCGGTTCATCGCAGAGAAGGTTCGAAAGGTTTGA
- a CDS encoding EamA family transporter: MHYLYLVITLLFFSSLEVVTKPISGRVDPFFLTFFRFIVGGTFLILFSTFSKRRIERTDFPKLALVGCLNGVISMSLLQLSVKYSNASTAATLVAMNPLFVGVFAQLLGKDRISKKKWLAMALGALGVIVLSSANVSGDSAFGIICGILAAISFALYTVLMKDFSSKYGALLATAVSTFSAGVVYGVLLAIFRRLSLPHLTWPETFILLYVGIGVTGVAYVTFFKAIQRFGPVKTSVIFYLKPVVASLLALLLLSETMNVQKIVGTVIVVVSLFLK; this comes from the coding sequence GTGCACTATCTTTATCTGGTGATCACGCTCCTGTTCTTCTCTTCCCTCGAGGTCGTCACCAAACCCATATCTGGAAGAGTCGATCCTTTCTTCCTCACCTTTTTCAGATTCATCGTCGGCGGAACTTTTTTGATCCTGTTTTCCACCTTTTCAAAGAGAAGAATAGAGCGCACCGATTTTCCCAAACTCGCACTCGTTGGTTGCCTGAACGGTGTAATATCGATGAGCCTGCTGCAGCTGTCCGTGAAATATTCCAATGCCTCTACCGCGGCGACACTGGTCGCCATGAACCCTCTGTTCGTGGGTGTTTTTGCCCAGCTCCTTGGGAAGGACAGGATCAGCAAGAAGAAATGGCTCGCGATGGCGCTCGGCGCGCTGGGTGTCATCGTTCTGTCTTCTGCGAACGTTTCTGGAGACAGCGCTTTCGGAATAATCTGTGGAATTCTGGCGGCGATCAGCTTCGCGCTCTACACCGTCCTGATGAAAGATTTCTCCAGCAAGTACGGTGCACTGCTCGCCACAGCTGTGTCCACCTTCTCTGCCGGTGTCGTTTATGGCGTTCTGCTCGCCATCTTTCGTAGACTTTCACTACCACACTTGACGTGGCCTGAAACTTTTATCCTGCTCTATGTAGGTATCGGCGTGACAGGTGTTGCCTACGTCACCTTCTTCAAGGCCATTCAGCGTTTCGGTCCAGTGAAGACCAGCGTGATCTTCTACCTCAAACCGGTTGTTGCGAGCCTCTTGGCGCTCCTGCTGCTGTCTGAAACGATGAATGTCCAGAAAATCGTTGGTACCGTGATCGTGGTGGTGTCTTTGTTTTTGAAATGA
- a CDS encoding HD domain-containing phosphohydrolase, whose protein sequence is MKRALLLCLIVCSVSFALSIKVGIYDNPPQVFLKDGQPAGLYIEVLQKIAEENGWKLEYVFAIFPEHLENLKDGKIDLLVSIAYTQEREKIYDYNTEALLLNWGVLCVHKSFDYIDITDLAGQTIAISKGDVYAQTFMKEMQRYSVSVNWLEVPDYPDVLRTVQEKRAVAGVVSRIFAAQNHQKFDAKITGTIFSPVELRFAFPKGAELNSILIEKIDQYLRRLKSNYQNYNELVAKYLGVEKRVVPAWLATLFLIIGVGLVLFAVWSLSLRALVKQRTRQLERANEELKEHNEEIFAQQQELAALNEQLQNVYAQLENSMKRFSDMLSFLSNVSPETPHEDFYSSFLLAAHRFEPFATTVLIDDDECYVLEDGTIKRAKLDCSLQLSDEELVELAKKTLSLPHTKIACYRSKDIGISLLFFYNDSSSKMVEEDLIKSLYSVLNMYVKLKRHEETLISLSEGVAYAFLQALEFHERYTVKHSETVRDYAVKMARKLGLSERETQLIACAALVHDLGKLAVPSSILNKPAKLSKEELVLVRQHPVVAANILQRIKGLEEVARIVRHHHERWDGNGYPDGLLGEEIPIGSRIISIADAFEAMTSDRPYRKALSIEKAVSELLDNVAKQFDPDLVKIFLEILAEEGVIVLER, encoded by the coding sequence GTGAAACGAGCACTCCTGCTTTGCTTAATTGTTTGTTCTGTTTCCTTCGCCCTCTCCATAAAAGTGGGAATCTACGACAATCCACCGCAGGTATTCCTCAAAGACGGCCAACCTGCGGGTCTGTACATCGAAGTGCTCCAGAAGATCGCTGAGGAGAACGGCTGGAAACTGGAATACGTCTTCGCTATCTTCCCGGAACATCTTGAGAATCTGAAAGACGGCAAGATAGACCTGCTCGTCTCCATCGCCTACACACAGGAAAGGGAGAAGATATACGACTACAACACGGAAGCATTGCTGCTGAACTGGGGAGTACTGTGCGTTCACAAAAGTTTTGATTACATAGACATAACCGACCTCGCCGGCCAGACGATCGCGATCTCGAAAGGTGACGTGTACGCTCAGACGTTCATGAAAGAAATGCAGCGTTATTCGGTGTCTGTGAACTGGCTGGAGGTGCCGGATTATCCAGACGTGCTGAGAACGGTTCAGGAAAAACGTGCCGTGGCCGGTGTGGTGAGCAGGATATTCGCTGCACAAAATCACCAGAAGTTCGATGCGAAGATTACCGGAACTATCTTTTCACCCGTTGAATTGAGATTCGCTTTCCCGAAAGGCGCCGAGCTGAACAGTATTCTGATAGAAAAAATCGACCAGTACCTGCGAAGACTCAAAAGCAACTACCAGAACTACAACGAGTTGGTCGCGAAGTACCTCGGTGTGGAGAAAAGAGTCGTTCCTGCCTGGCTGGCGACACTGTTCCTGATAATCGGAGTGGGCCTGGTACTGTTCGCCGTCTGGTCGCTGAGTCTGAGGGCTCTGGTGAAACAGCGAACCAGACAGTTAGAAAGGGCGAACGAGGAGCTGAAGGAGCACAACGAAGAAATCTTCGCGCAGCAACAGGAACTTGCCGCGTTGAACGAGCAACTTCAAAACGTGTATGCACAGCTCGAAAACTCGATGAAGAGGTTCAGCGACATGCTGAGCTTTCTTTCCAACGTCTCACCAGAAACACCACATGAAGACTTCTATTCGAGCTTCCTGCTCGCCGCACACAGGTTCGAACCTTTTGCCACCACGGTGTTGATCGATGATGATGAGTGTTACGTCCTCGAAGATGGTACCATCAAACGAGCGAAATTGGATTGTTCGCTACAGCTCAGCGATGAGGAACTTGTCGAACTGGCGAAAAAAACATTATCGCTACCACACACGAAGATTGCGTGTTACAGGTCTAAAGATATTGGAATTTCCCTTCTCTTCTTCTACAACGATTCTTCCTCGAAGATGGTAGAGGAAGATCTCATCAAATCACTCTATTCGGTGCTGAACATGTACGTGAAGCTCAAGAGACATGAAGAAACACTGATTTCCCTGAGTGAGGGAGTCGCGTATGCTTTCCTCCAGGCGCTGGAGTTCCACGAGCGATACACCGTGAAGCATTCCGAAACGGTTCGAGACTACGCTGTCAAGATGGCCAGAAAGCTTGGACTAAGCGAGCGAGAAACCCAGCTCATCGCATGCGCCGCTCTGGTCCATGACCTTGGCAAGCTCGCAGTTCCAAGTTCGATCCTGAACAAGCCTGCGAAACTTTCGAAAGAAGAGCTTGTGCTCGTCAGACAGCACCCCGTAGTTGCGGCCAACATATTACAGCGCATCAAGGGTTTGGAAGAGGTTGCCAGGATAGTCCGGCATCACCACGAAAGATGGGACGGCAATGGATATCCAGACGGCCTGCTCGGTGAAGAGATTCCCATTGGCTCCAGGATCATAAGCATCGCTGACGCATTCGAAGCGATGACTTCAGACAGACCTTACAGGAAAGCACTGAGCATTGAGAAAGCAGTGTCTGAACTTCTGGACAACGTCGCTAAACAGTTCGACCCGGATTTGGTCAAAATCTTTCTTGAAATACTCGCCGAAGAAGGGGTGATCGTTCTTGAAAGGTGA